The following are encoded in a window of Pseudofrancisella aestuarii genomic DNA:
- the fabD gene encoding ACP S-malonyltransferase: MSQKIAIVFPGQGSQKIGMLQDYYNHFPTFKSILDEAKEYLGYDLWNIIQNDEQKLGQTEYTQPALLATSYAIFKVLKEEKPDLNIEYFAGHSLGEYTALLAAECISYKDALQLVSKRGQFMQNAVTDKDCSMSAILGLSNEDVIACCKEASSIGTVEAANFNSTGQVVISGETIAVEKANSLAKEKGAKRAQILAVSVPSHCSLMKDAANKFEQELNKVNFKNPSAAIIQNVDASSHSDVKEIKASIIKQLYKPVLWTQSIEKLVELGVNEIIECGPNKVLCGLIKRIDKNLITKDTNTVDSLSEI; encoded by the coding sequence ATGTCTCAAAAAATTGCTATTGTATTTCCTGGACAAGGTTCGCAAAAAATAGGAATGTTACAAGATTATTACAATCATTTTCCTACTTTTAAATCTATTTTAGATGAAGCAAAAGAATACTTAGGTTATGATCTTTGGAACATAATTCAAAATGATGAGCAAAAATTAGGACAAACAGAGTACACTCAACCAGCCCTATTAGCTACAAGCTATGCCATTTTTAAAGTTTTAAAAGAAGAAAAGCCAGATTTAAATATCGAATACTTTGCTGGGCATAGCCTTGGCGAATACACAGCACTATTAGCTGCAGAGTGTATTTCATATAAAGATGCTTTACAGCTTGTTTCAAAACGTGGGCAGTTTATGCAAAATGCTGTTACAGATAAAGACTGTTCTATGAGTGCTATTTTAGGCTTATCAAATGAAGATGTTATAGCGTGCTGCAAAGAAGCATCAAGCATAGGAACTGTTGAAGCAGCAAATTTTAACTCAACAGGTCAAGTAGTTATCTCAGGAGAAACTATTGCTGTTGAAAAAGCTAATAGCTTAGCTAAAGAGAAAGGGGCAAAAAGAGCACAAATATTAGCCGTTAGCGTACCCTCTCACTGCTCTCTTATGAAAGATGCTGCCAACAAGTTTGAACAAGAGTTAAATAAAGTTAACTTTAAAAATCCTTCAGCAGCAATAATACAAAACGTTGATGCCAGCTCTCATTCAGATGTAAAAGAGATTAAAGCCTCTATTATTAAACAACTTTATAAGCCAGTATTATGGACTCAATCAATAGAAAAGTTAGTTGAGCTAGGAGTTAATGAAATAATAGAATGTGGTCCAAATAAGGTTTTATGTGGGCTAATTAAAAGAATTGATAAAAACTTAATAACCAAAGATACAAATACCGTAGATAGTTTATCTGAAATATAA
- the fabF gene encoding beta-ketoacyl-ACP synthase II has product MKSNRRVVVTGLGMVTPLGNDVPTTWANILAGKSGVETITGFDTPAPDISEFKVRFAARIKNFDVDTLVGKKDAKRVDPFCYYGIAAANEALKDAGIDKVSEEEAFRFGVAVSSGIGGIETLEATKATIDAKGPSKISPFCIPSSIINILSGVISINHNLRGPNVPIVTACTTGTHNIGMAARLIAYGDADAMLAGGSEKASNAIGIGGFAAARALSTRNDDPQGASRPWDRDRDGFVLGDGAGVVVLEEYERAKARGAKIYAEVVGFGMSADGYHMTMPYAPGQERCIENALADAGLKDSPDAIDYVNAHGTSTPLGDVQESQVVEKTLGKYRKGLVMSSTKSMTGHLLGAAGAIESIFSVLAIRDQIAPPTINLENLDDGCNLDYAANAAKKMKIDYVLNNSFGFGGTNGSVIFKKI; this is encoded by the coding sequence ATGAAATCTAATCGTAGAGTTGTTGTTACTGGTCTTGGAATGGTAACTCCTTTAGGGAATGACGTTCCTACCACTTGGGCAAATATTCTTGCTGGTAAAAGTGGTGTTGAGACTATCACGGGATTTGATACTCCAGCCCCTGATATTAGTGAATTTAAAGTTAGATTTGCAGCTAGAATCAAAAATTTTGATGTTGATACTTTAGTTGGTAAAAAAGATGCAAAACGTGTGGATCCTTTTTGTTACTATGGTATAGCTGCTGCTAATGAAGCTCTTAAAGACGCAGGGATAGATAAAGTTTCAGAAGAAGAAGCTTTTAGATTTGGTGTTGCTGTTAGTTCAGGGATTGGAGGAATAGAAACTCTAGAAGCTACTAAAGCTACTATAGATGCTAAAGGTCCTTCAAAAATATCACCTTTCTGTATTCCATCATCAATCATCAACATACTTTCTGGTGTGATTTCTATAAATCATAACCTAAGAGGTCCTAATGTACCTATAGTAACTGCTTGTACGACTGGTACTCATAACATAGGAATGGCAGCTAGATTAATTGCTTATGGTGATGCTGATGCTATGCTTGCTGGTGGTTCAGAAAAAGCTAGTAATGCTATAGGCATTGGTGGTTTTGCTGCTGCAAGAGCTCTTTCAACAAGAAATGATGATCCTCAAGGCGCTTCTCGCCCATGGGACAGAGACAGAGATGGTTTTGTTTTAGGTGATGGTGCTGGTGTTGTTGTTCTTGAAGAATATGAAAGAGCAAAAGCACGTGGCGCTAAAATTTACGCTGAAGTGGTAGGTTTTGGTATGTCTGCTGATGGTTATCATATGACTATGCCTTATGCTCCAGGTCAAGAAAGATGCATTGAAAATGCTCTTGCTGATGCAGGCTTAAAGGATTCTCCTGATGCTATTGACTATGTTAATGCTCATGGAACATCAACTCCTCTTGGAGATGTACAAGAGAGCCAAGTTGTCGAAAAAACTCTAGGTAAATATAGAAAAGGTCTTGTAATGAGTTCAACTAAATCAATGACTGGGCATTTATTAGGTGCTGCTGGTGCAATTGAATCTATATTTAGTGTATTAGCTATTAGAGATCAAATAGCTCCACCAACTATTAACCTAGAAAATCTAGATGATGGCTGTAATTTAGACTATGCTGCTAATGCTGCTAAAAAAATGAAGATCGATTATGTTCTTAATAATTCATTTGGGTTCGGTGGAACTAATGGATCTGTAATATTTAAAAAAATCTAA
- a CDS encoding branched-chain amino acid transaminase, giving the protein MTLNCVWKNGKIINPDDAKIGITTHSLHYGSGVFEGIRAYNTSSGTAILMLEAHMKRFLYSMNAIGMKSKFTLEELCQAVKDIVKASGLDSCYIRPFAYFAEGGVSVLPSDDHPVDIVIYCLPMGRYLAAEFIDIKVSKYIRIHPQSTVADAKISGHYVNSILASRECVGTHYHESLLLDYNGNVAEGAAMNIFIIKNGEIITTPLGTILDGITRKLIIMLAKDCGYNVREEYFKVEDIIDADEAFFCGTAAEITPVRSIDDHKLKNHQSIGPITKSLKDKFEEIKQGKAYKNTLTYIN; this is encoded by the coding sequence ATGACGCTAAACTGTGTATGGAAAAATGGAAAAATAATAAATCCAGATGATGCTAAAATTGGTATAACAACTCACTCTCTACATTATGGCTCAGGAGTATTTGAAGGTATAAGAGCATATAACACAAGTTCCGGTACTGCTATATTAATGCTTGAGGCTCATATGAAAAGATTTTTATATTCTATGAATGCTATAGGAATGAAATCAAAATTCACTTTAGAAGAGCTCTGCCAAGCTGTGAAAGATATCGTAAAAGCTAGTGGCTTAGATTCTTGTTACATAAGACCTTTTGCATATTTCGCAGAGGGTGGAGTAAGTGTATTACCAAGTGATGACCATCCAGTTGATATTGTAATATATTGTTTACCTATGGGAAGATATCTAGCTGCTGAATTTATAGATATAAAAGTAAGTAAATATATAAGAATACATCCTCAATCAACAGTGGCTGACGCTAAGATAAGTGGTCATTATGTTAATAGCATACTTGCTTCTCGCGAATGTGTTGGAACGCATTATCATGAATCTCTTTTACTAGACTATAATGGCAATGTGGCTGAAGGTGCTGCAATGAATATTTTCATAATAAAAAATGGGGAAATTATTACTACTCCTTTAGGCACTATCCTCGATGGAATAACACGAAAGCTAATTATTATGTTAGCAAAAGATTGTGGGTATAACGTAAGAGAAGAATATTTTAAAGTTGAAGATATTATTGATGCTGATGAAGCTTTTTTCTGTGGAACTGCAGCTGAAATAACTCCTGTAAGAAGTATTGACGATCATAAGCTTAAAAATCATCAAAGCATAGGACCTATAACTAAAAGTTTAAAAGATAAATTTGAAGAAATTAAGCAAGGAAAAGCTTATAAAAACACCCTTACATATATAAATTAA
- the leuC gene encoding 3-isopropylmalate dehydratase large subunit, which yields MSKNIIDKIWDAHIVKHTPNFPDVLYIDRMLMHEVTSAQAFDKLRELNLAVNNKKSILATVDHSISTSPINRYDMKDKVAQAQVETLRRNVKEYDIDFYDFDSQHQGIVHVVGPELGFTLPGTTLVCGDSHTSTHGAFGALAFGVGTSEVGHVLATNCILQYRPKTMKVEFVGTPSKYATAKDIVMRLIADIGIGGAGGHVIEYTGESIINMSIEERMTLCNMSIECGARAGLVSPDEKTFTYLKGRQYAPQGADFDKAVENWKSIVSDKNAHYDKVITVNVENLQPMVTWGINPQHAISITDKVPSLKDIPAHQQKLAQQAYEYTSFAENENIMGKEIQWAFVGSCTNGRIEDMRAAAEVLKGKKVAKNVTMYIVPGSEQVRSIAISEGLDKIFTDAGAQFRMPGCSMCLAMNDDKVPAGERCISTSNRNFIGRQGKGSITHLASPQTVAASAIMGKICSVEQLSKEAK from the coding sequence ATGAGTAAAAATATTATAGATAAAATATGGGACGCTCACATTGTAAAACACACTCCTAATTTCCCTGATGTTTTATATATAGATAGAATGCTAATGCATGAAGTAACATCTGCTCAGGCTTTTGATAAGCTAAGAGAATTAAACCTCGCTGTAAACAATAAAAAATCTATTTTAGCGACTGTAGATCATAGCATATCAACATCCCCTATTAATCGCTATGACATGAAAGATAAAGTTGCTCAAGCTCAAGTTGAAACTTTGCGCAGAAACGTAAAGGAGTATGATATAGATTTCTATGATTTCGATAGCCAACATCAAGGAATAGTACATGTTGTTGGTCCAGAGCTAGGCTTCACACTTCCTGGAACAACTTTAGTATGTGGCGACTCTCATACATCTACTCACGGAGCTTTTGGCGCGTTAGCATTTGGTGTTGGAACCTCTGAAGTTGGTCATGTCTTAGCAACAAACTGTATTCTTCAATATAGACCAAAAACAATGAAAGTAGAATTTGTTGGTACTCCTAGCAAATATGCTACAGCTAAAGATATCGTAATGAGACTGATAGCTGATATTGGTATTGGCGGAGCTGGTGGCCATGTAATTGAGTATACTGGTGAGTCTATTATTAATATGTCTATAGAAGAAAGAATGACTCTTTGTAATATGTCTATAGAGTGTGGTGCAAGAGCTGGCTTAGTATCTCCTGATGAAAAAACTTTTACATATTTAAAAGGTAGACAATATGCTCCTCAAGGTGCTGATTTTGATAAAGCGGTAGAAAATTGGAAGTCTATAGTTTCTGACAAAAATGCTCACTATGATAAAGTTATAACTGTAAATGTTGAAAATTTACAACCTATGGTTACTTGGGGAATTAACCCTCAACATGCTATATCTATTACAGATAAAGTACCCAGCCTAAAAGATATTCCGGCACATCAACAAAAGTTAGCTCAACAAGCATATGAATATACAAGTTTTGCTGAAAATGAAAATATTATGGGCAAAGAAATTCAATGGGCATTTGTAGGAAGTTGTACTAATGGACGCATCGAAGATATGAGAGCTGCAGCTGAAGTTCTAAAAGGAAAGAAAGTTGCTAAGAATGTAACTATGTATATAGTTCCTGGTTCTGAACAAGTTAGAAGTATTGCAATATCTGAAGGTTTAGACAAAATATTTACTGATGCTGGAGCACAGTTTAGAATGCCTGGTTGTTCTATGTGCTTAGCTATGAATGACGATAAAGTCCCTGCAGGAGAAAGATGTATTAGTACATCAAACCGCAACTTTATTGGTAGACAAGGTAAAGGCAGTATAACTCATCTTGCTTCACCGCAAACTGTAGCAGCTAGTGCAATTATGGGTAAAATTTGTAGTGTTGAACAATTAAGCAAGGAGGCAAAATAA
- a CDS encoding beta-ketoacyl-ACP synthase III, whose translation MFAQILGTGSYLPKKILSNEDISKFVDTSDEWIKQRVGIENRHCADEKETTTFMATEAAKEALKASNISAQDIDAIIVATSTADHIMPSTASMVQTQLEINNFKIRCFDVSAACSGFVYALDIAKQYIENNIAKNILVIGSERMTRVLDWSDRSTCVLFGDGAGAVVVSASSEKKILSSLLFTDGSCVEMLKVGSNLPKERGAPFTADAHLFMEGNKVFKSAVSRLSSLADELINDAGIEAKDIDWLVPHQANYRILNATANKINMPMSKVITTLKDHGNTSAASIPLALDFAIKNNFIKPGDTIISEAFGAGFVWGGFIAKI comes from the coding sequence ATGTTTGCACAAATACTTGGCACAGGAAGCTATTTACCTAAAAAAATACTCTCGAACGAAGATATTAGTAAATTTGTTGATACATCTGATGAATGGATTAAACAAAGAGTTGGAATTGAAAATCGCCATTGTGCAGATGAAAAAGAAACAACTACTTTCATGGCAACTGAAGCAGCAAAAGAAGCTTTAAAGGCCTCCAATATTTCTGCGCAAGACATAGATGCTATTATAGTTGCCACAAGTACGGCAGATCATATTATGCCATCAACTGCCTCTATGGTTCAAACTCAATTAGAGATTAATAATTTCAAAATAAGATGTTTTGATGTAAGCGCAGCTTGTAGTGGTTTCGTATATGCTTTAGATATTGCAAAACAATATATCGAAAATAATATTGCCAAAAATATTTTAGTTATTGGATCAGAAAGAATGACTAGAGTCTTAGATTGGTCTGATAGATCAACTTGTGTTCTTTTTGGTGATGGGGCTGGCGCCGTTGTTGTGTCAGCAAGTAGTGAAAAAAAGATACTTTCATCTTTACTTTTTACAGATGGCTCTTGTGTAGAAATGCTAAAAGTAGGAAGCAACCTACCTAAAGAACGAGGAGCTCCTTTTACTGCAGATGCACATCTATTTATGGAAGGAAATAAGGTTTTTAAATCAGCTGTTTCAAGACTTTCTTCACTAGCTGATGAATTAATTAATGATGCCGGCATAGAAGCAAAAGATATTGATTGGTTAGTACCTCACCAAGCAAACTATAGGATATTGAATGCTACGGCAAATAAAATCAACATGCCGATGTCTAAGGTAATAACCACATTAAAAGACCATGGTAACACTTCCGCCGCATCTATACCTTTAGCGCTAGATTTTGCAATTAAAAACAACTTCATTAAACCAGGCGACACAATAATCTCTGAGGCATTTGGTGCCGGATTCGTTTGGGGTGGCTTCATTGCTAAAATATAA
- the plsX gene encoding phosphate acyltransferase PlsX, whose product MGYKISIDAMGGDNGLNTTIPAVLEAVKKDQNLSVVLVGDHHKVKRALDRYSKAKRIKLPILQRIAIHHASETVGMDESPSLAVRKKKDSSMRVAVNLVKDRSVDACVSAGNTGALMAISKFVLKTINGVDRPAIVYALPAYNKKTKKISRTYMLDLGANVVCSSEQLFQFAIMGSILAASSKAIADPRVSLLNIGEEEMKGLDNIKNASKLLQACDFINYNGYIEGNHLFDDETDVIVCDGFVGNVSLKTMEGSLKLVESLIRKVVNDSSIFVKLSMLTSMPIFRKIKKGLNLDSFNGASLLGLTGIVVKSHGGATANAFETAIYEAVKEIKFNIPKTIQDSLEKVL is encoded by the coding sequence ATGGGCTACAAAATATCAATTGATGCCATGGGCGGCGACAACGGACTTAATACGACAATACCTGCTGTATTAGAAGCAGTAAAAAAAGATCAAAATCTTAGCGTCGTCTTGGTTGGAGATCATCATAAGGTTAAACGAGCTCTAGATAGATACTCTAAAGCTAAAAGAATTAAACTCCCTATCTTACAAAGAATAGCTATCCACCATGCTAGCGAAACTGTTGGAATGGATGAATCGCCTTCTTTAGCTGTTAGAAAAAAGAAAGACTCTTCAATGAGGGTCGCTGTCAATCTAGTTAAAGACAGATCCGTTGATGCTTGCGTAAGTGCTGGAAATACTGGTGCTTTAATGGCTATATCTAAATTTGTTTTAAAAACAATAAATGGAGTAGATCGTCCAGCCATAGTATATGCTTTGCCAGCTTACAATAAAAAAACAAAAAAAATTAGTCGTACATACATGCTTGATCTAGGTGCTAACGTAGTTTGCTCTTCTGAACAGCTATTCCAGTTTGCGATAATGGGCTCAATATTAGCTGCTAGTTCAAAAGCAATTGCTGATCCTCGAGTATCTCTTTTAAACATAGGTGAAGAAGAGATGAAAGGCCTAGATAACATAAAAAATGCATCAAAATTATTACAAGCCTGTGATTTCATAAACTACAACGGTTATATTGAGGGTAATCATTTATTTGATGATGAAACAGATGTAATTGTATGTGATGGTTTTGTAGGCAATGTTTCATTAAAAACAATGGAAGGCTCTCTAAAACTTGTAGAATCCTTAATAAGAAAAGTTGTTAATGATAGCTCTATATTTGTAAAACTATCAATGCTTACTTCTATGCCTATATTTAGAAAAATAAAGAAAGGCCTTAACTTAGATAGCTTCAATGGAGCTTCCCTACTTGGCTTAACAGGAATAGTTGTAAAAAGCCACGGCGGAGCCACTGCCAATGCTTTTGAGACAGCTATTTATGAAGCTGTAAAAGAAATAAAATTCAACATTCCTAAAACAATTCAAGATTCTCTAGAAAAAGTTCTTTAA
- the leuD gene encoding 3-isopropylmalate dehydratase small subunit, with the protein MQAFKKLTSNALPLWLSDIDTDMIIPAEFLTQTSKDGYGESLFCRLKEKDKDFVFNKPKYRNAEILIAGNNFGCGSSREHAVWALTQAGIKAIIAPSFSDIFFNNSAKNGLLLISLDESIVKKLCDKAEDASFQLTIDLEKQTISTSKEEYSFEYDPFRKECLLKGLDDMTYLLSLKNEIHQFEQNRA; encoded by the coding sequence ATGCAAGCTTTTAAAAAGTTAACAAGTAATGCTTTACCTCTTTGGCTAAGTGATATTGATACAGATATGATAATACCTGCGGAGTTTCTTACTCAAACATCTAAAGATGGATATGGAGAAAGTTTATTCTGTAGACTAAAAGAAAAAGATAAAGACTTTGTATTTAATAAACCTAAATATAGAAATGCAGAAATTTTGATAGCTGGAAATAACTTTGGCTGTGGTTCATCTAGAGAACATGCTGTTTGGGCTCTTACACAAGCTGGAATAAAAGCTATAATAGCTCCTTCATTTTCAGATATCTTCTTTAATAACTCTGCAAAAAATGGATTACTACTAATAAGTCTTGATGAAAGTATAGTCAAAAAGCTTTGTGATAAAGCTGAAGATGCTAGTTTTCAACTAACAATAGACTTAGAAAAACAAACCATTTCTACTTCTAAAGAAGAGTATTCTTTTGAATATGACCCTTTTAGAAAAGAATGTCTTTTAAAAGGTCTTGATGATATGACTTATTTATTATCATTAAAAAATGAAATTCATCAATTTGAACAAAATAGAGCCTAA
- the acpP gene encoding acyl carrier protein: MSTNEVYAKVNSIIVEQLGVKEEDLRPEASFIDDLGADSLDTVELVMALEEEFDTEIPDEDAEKIRTVKDVYDYIDSKVN; encoded by the coding sequence ATGAGCACAAATGAAGTATACGCTAAAGTTAATTCAATTATAGTTGAACAGTTAGGTGTTAAAGAAGAAGATCTTAGACCAGAAGCTTCTTTCATCGATGACTTAGGTGCTGACTCTTTAGATACAGTTGAATTAGTAATGGCTCTAGAAGAAGAGTTCGATACTGAGATCCCTGATGAAGATGCAGAAAAAATCAGAACAGTTAAAGACGTTTACGACTATATCGATTCAAAAGTAAACTAG
- the fabG gene encoding 3-oxoacyl-ACP reductase FabG yields MSLKEKVALVTGASRGIGFEVAKTLAEKGALVIGTATSESSAKKFEQALAEKGFKAKGMVLNISDLESIKVFFAQLKEENISPEILVNNAGITRDNLMMRMSDDEWNAVITTNLNSIFHMSKECIRGMMKKRWGRIISIGSVVASAGNPGQTNYCAAKAGVIGFSKSLAYEAAPRNITVNVVAPGFIATDMTDKLTDEQKAFILEKIPSKAMGKPEDIATTVAFLASEQARYITGQTIHVNGGMYMA; encoded by the coding sequence ATGTCATTAAAAGAAAAAGTTGCTTTAGTAACAGGTGCTAGCAGAGGAATCGGTTTCGAAGTAGCAAAAACACTAGCTGAAAAAGGCGCTCTAGTAATAGGTACAGCCACATCTGAATCCTCTGCAAAAAAATTTGAACAAGCTCTTGCAGAAAAAGGTTTTAAAGCTAAAGGCATGGTTTTAAATATTTCAGATCTAGAAAGTATTAAAGTTTTTTTTGCACAACTAAAAGAAGAAAACATCTCTCCTGAAATATTAGTCAACAATGCTGGTATCACTCGTGATAACTTAATGATGAGAATGTCTGATGATGAATGGAATGCGGTAATAACAACAAATTTAAACTCTATCTTCCATATGTCAAAAGAATGTATTAGAGGAATGATGAAGAAAAGATGGGGAAGAATCATCTCTATTGGTTCCGTTGTTGCATCAGCTGGTAACCCTGGACAGACTAATTATTGTGCAGCTAAAGCAGGAGTTATAGGTTTTTCTAAATCTTTAGCTTATGAAGCTGCTCCAAGAAACATTACTGTTAATGTTGTGGCACCAGGATTTATTGCTACTGATATGACGGATAAATTAACTGATGAGCAAAAAGCGTTTATCTTAGAAAAAATCCCTTCTAAGGCTATGGGTAAACCAGAAGATATCGCTACCACAGTTGCTTTTTTAGCTTCTGAACAAGCTAGATATATAACAGGTCAAACCATCCATGTAAATGGTGGAATGTATATGGCTTAA
- a CDS encoding LeuA family protein, with product MENNKVQKRIYIFDTTLRDGQQSPGAGMTFEDNIAYADLADKLNIDVLEAGFPSASNTDFEIVNTISKRMTERKSNMTIAGLCQLRQNQIEITMDALRPSLSLGKARVHTYLPVDPNLAQASLGSKNDQEQNIKNVYEFIKIATDQGFEVEFSAEGYSRLGDTFDYVTDIIRAAVSGGATIINCPDTIGGACEREGDSYFVKNMIKHAEIIKKEFPNKNIIWSAHCHNDFGLALENSMNAVFDGPATQVEGCINGVGERAGNAALEQCVMFLKSFGNQKDVHYYTDVNIAELKNISNFIGSKMLPRQPHSPITGLNSARHTSGGHTNAILNNPLAYQPFDPYAVGSEISFVFGPLSGGNHAKKIIEENGYICEDKEKARIAQRIKDIYHDRRKGVTDEELLEAYKQIRSPINLTSIDYGKASGESYVVLDGNFFGKQTVTITDKSENSALSTLLNGIKEYIPSIKIEDYYSRSLKDAGINSKSETTIVVGCDDSSDTFRGVAVDKDIELSALKALIRATNEMFLETNYRI from the coding sequence ATGGAAAATAACAAAGTTCAAAAAAGAATATATATTTTTGATACGACTCTCCGTGATGGTCAACAGTCACCTGGTGCAGGTATGACCTTTGAAGATAATATTGCTTATGCAGATCTTGCAGACAAACTTAATATTGATGTTCTTGAAGCAGGTTTCCCATCGGCTAGTAATACGGATTTTGAAATAGTTAATACAATTTCAAAAAGAATGACAGAAAGAAAGTCTAACATGACTATTGCTGGTCTTTGCCAACTTAGACAAAATCAGATTGAAATCACAATGGATGCTTTACGCCCTTCTTTATCATTAGGAAAAGCTAGAGTACATACTTATCTTCCCGTAGATCCTAATCTAGCTCAAGCAAGTTTAGGTAGCAAAAATGACCAAGAGCAAAACATAAAGAATGTGTATGAATTTATAAAAATAGCAACTGATCAAGGATTTGAAGTTGAATTTAGTGCTGAAGGTTATTCTAGACTAGGAGATACTTTTGATTATGTGACAGATATTATTAGAGCAGCTGTATCTGGTGGCGCTACTATTATAAACTGCCCAGACACTATTGGTGGCGCTTGTGAGCGTGAAGGAGATAGTTATTTCGTAAAAAACATGATTAAACATGCTGAGATAATTAAAAAAGAATTTCCAAATAAAAATATTATTTGGTCAGCTCATTGCCATAATGACTTTGGATTAGCTCTAGAAAACTCTATGAATGCTGTTTTTGATGGTCCAGCAACTCAGGTTGAAGGTTGTATCAATGGTGTAGGAGAAAGAGCTGGAAATGCTGCTCTTGAACAATGTGTAATGTTTTTAAAATCTTTTGGTAATCAAAAAGATGTACATTACTATACAGATGTTAATATTGCAGAGCTAAAAAACATTTCAAACTTTATTGGAAGTAAAATGCTTCCTAGACAGCCTCACTCACCTATTACTGGTCTTAACTCTGCTAGACATACATCTGGTGGTCATACAAATGCTATCTTAAATAATCCTTTAGCTTACCAACCTTTTGATCCATATGCTGTCGGAAGCGAAATATCATTTGTATTTGGTCCTCTTTCTGGAGGTAATCATGCCAAGAAAATTATCGAAGAAAATGGTTATATTTGTGAAGATAAAGAAAAAGCACGCATTGCTCAAAGAATTAAAGATATATATCATGATCGTCGTAAAGGTGTTACTGATGAAGAGTTGTTAGAAGCTTATAAGCAAATACGCTCACCTATAAATCTTACAAGTATTGACTATGGTAAAGCATCTGGTGAAAGCTATGTTGTTTTAGATGGTAATTTCTTTGGCAAGCAAACGGTTACAATAACAGACAAGAGCGAGAACTCAGCTTTATCAACTTTATTAAATGGAATAAAAGAATATATCCCTAGCATAAAAATAGAAGATTATTATTCAAGATCTCTTAAAGATGCCGGAATAAATTCAAAATCTGAAACTACTATAGTAGTTGGTTGCGATGATAGTAGTGACACTTTTAGAGGTGTAGCTGTAGATAAAGATATTGAACTATCTGCCTTAAAAGCATTAATCAGAGCTACTAATGAAATGTTCTTAGAAACTAATTATAGAATTTAG
- the rpmF gene encoding 50S ribosomal protein L32 — MAVQQVKKSRSRRDMRRSHDSLKSSTLSTDKATGELHLRHHVSPNGFYKGKKVVNTKSED, encoded by the coding sequence ATGGCTGTACAACAGGTTAAAAAAAGCAGATCAAGAAGGGATATGAGAAGGTCTCATGATTCACTAAAATCTAGTACTTTATCTACTGATAAAGCTACTGGAGAATTACACTTAAGACATCATGTTTCTCCTAATGGCTTTTACAAAGGTAAAAAAGTTGTAAATACCAAGTCAGAAGACTAA
- a CDS encoding YceD family protein — translation MDKKYKINYHIFAKQKRELELQITLNDLTKLNECINSGSYTFNCNFFFFEENSTPTIKYNFTGIINLICQITLEIFPFEISAQNTLAITNDDRFLKNDLYEPFICETDILDLRDIIKEEVILAIPLVPKKDSSTCKMSKKPSYYSEQEDLSEKRENPFDILKELKKR, via the coding sequence ATGGATAAAAAATATAAGATTAACTATCATATTTTTGCAAAGCAAAAAAGAGAGCTAGAATTACAAATAACCTTAAATGATCTTACAAAATTAAATGAATGTATTAATTCAGGAAGCTACACCTTTAATTGCAACTTTTTTTTCTTTGAAGAAAATTCTACCCCTACTATTAAGTATAACTTTACGGGAATTATTAATCTTATTTGCCAAATAACATTAGAAATATTCCCCTTTGAAATATCTGCTCAAAACACATTAGCTATTACTAATGATGATAGATTTTTAAAAAATGACCTATATGAGCCTTTTATTTGTGAAACAGACATTCTTGACTTAAGAGATATAATTAAAGAAGAAGTTATTTTAGCTATACCTCTAGTTCCTAAAAAAGACTCTAGCACTTGTAAAATGTCAAAAAAACCTTCATACTATAGCGAACAAGAAGATCTTTCAGAAAAAAGGGAAAATCCTTTTGATATTCTAAAAGAATTAAAGAAGCGATAA